A region of Procambarus clarkii isolate CNS0578487 chromosome 22, FALCON_Pclarkii_2.0, whole genome shotgun sequence DNA encodes the following proteins:
- the LOC138367523 gene encoding fap1 adhesin-like: MGRRRSVPPSTSPFLHLPVRSSIYQSVPPSTNPFLHQPVRSSINQTVPPSTSPFLHQPVRSSVNQSVPPSTSPFLHQPVRSPINQTVPPSTSPFVHQPVRSSINQSVPPSTSPFLHQPIRSSINQSVPPSTRPFLHQPVRSSINQTVPPSTRPFLHQPDRSSINQSVPPSTSPFLHQPVRSSINQSVPPSTRPFLHQPARSSINQSVPPSTSPFLHQPVSSSINQSVSPSTSPFLHQPDRSSINQTVPPSTRPFLHQPDRSSINQSVPPSTSPFLHQPIRSSINQSVPLSTNPFLHQPVRSSINQSVPPSTRPFLHQPDRSSINQSVPPSTSQFLHQLVRSSINQSVPPSTNPFLHQPDHSSINQSVPPSTSPFLHQPIRSSINQTVPPSTNPFLHQPVRSSINQSVPPSTSPFFHQPVSSSINQSVPPSTSPFLHQPIRSSINQTVPPSTRPFLHQPVSSSINQSVPPSTNPFLHQPDRSSINQSVPPSTSPFLHQPIRSSINQSVPPLTSQFLHQLDRSSINQSVPPSTRPFLHQPDRSSINQTVPPSTRPFLHQPVRSSINQTVPPSTRPFLHQPDRSSMNQSVPPSTSPFLHQPDRSSINQTVPPSTSPFLHQPDRSSMNQSVPPSTSPFLHQPVRSSINQTVPPSTRPFLHQPDRSSINQTVPPSTSPFLHQPDRSSINQSVSPSTNPFLHQPVRSSIN; encoded by the coding sequence ATGGGAAGGAGGAGGTCCGTTCCTCCATCAACCAGTCCGTTCCTCCATCTACCAGTCCGTTCCTCCATCTACCAGTCCGTTCCTCCATCAACCAATCCGTTCCTCCATCAACCAGTCCGTTCCTCCATCAACCAGACCGTTCCTCCATCAACCAGTCCGTTCCTCCATCAACCAGTCCGTTCCTCCGTCAACCAGTCCGTTCCTCCATCAACCAGTCCGTTCCTCCATCAACCAGTCCGTTCCCCCATCAACCAGACCGTTCCTCCATCAACCAGTCCGTTTGTCCATCAACCAGTCCGTTCCTCCATCAACCAGTCCGTTCCTCCATCAACCAGTCCGTTCCTCCATCAACCAATCCGTTCCTCCATCAACCAGTCCGTTCCTCCATCAACCAGACCGTTCCTCCATCAACCAGTCCGTTCCTCCATCAACCAGACCGTTCCTCCATCAACCAGACCGTTCCTCCATCAACCAGACCGTTCCTCCATCAACCAGTCCGTTCCTCCATCAACCAGTCCGTTCCTCCATCAACCAGTCCGTTCCTCCATCAACCAGTCCGTTCCTCCATCAACCAGACCGTTCCTCCATCAACCAGCCCGTTCCTCCATCAACCAGTCCGTTCCTCCATCAACCAGCCCGTTCCTCCATCAACCAGTCAGTTCCTCCATCAACCAGTCCGTTTCTCCATCAACCAGTCCGTTCCTCCATCAACCAGACCGTTCCTCCATCAACCAGACCGTTCCTCCATCAACCAGACCGTTCCTCCATCAACCAGACCGTTCCTCCATCAACCAGTCAGTTCCTCCATCAACCAGTCCGTTCCTCCATCAACCAATCCGTTCCTCCATCAACCAGTCCGTTCCTCTATCAACCAATCCGTTCCTCCATCAACCAGTCCGTTCCTCCATCAACCAATCCGTTCCTCCATCAACCAGACCGTTCCTCCATCAACCAGACCGTTCCTCCATCAACCAGTCCGTTCCTCCATCAACCAGTCAGTTCCTCCATCAACTAGTCCGTTCCTCCATCAACCAGTCCGTTCCTCCATCAACCAATCCGTTCCTCCATCAACCAGACCATTCCTCCATCAACCAGTCAGTTCCTCCATCAACCAGTCCGTTCCTCCATCAACCAATCCGTTCCTCCATCAACCAGACCGTTCCTCCATCAACCAATCCGTTCCTCCATCAACCAGTCCGTTCCTCCATCAACCAGTCAGTTCCTCCATCAACCAGTCCGTTCTTCCATCAACCAGTCAGTTCCTCCATCAACCAGTCAGTTCCTCCATCAACCAGTCCGTTCCTCCATCAACCAATCCGTTCCTCCATCAACCAGACCGTTCCTCCATCAACCAGACCATTCCTCCATCAACCAGTCAGTTCCTCCATCAACCAGTCAGTTCCTCCATCAACCAATCCGTTCCTCCATCAACCAGACCGTTCCTCCATCAACCAATCCGTTCCTCCATCAACCAGTCCGTTCCTCCATCAACCAATCCGTTCCTCCATCAACCAGTCCGTTCctccattaaccagtcagttcctCCATCAACTAGACCGTTCCTCCATCAACCAGTCAGTTCCTCCATCAACCAGACCGTTCCTCCATCAACCAGACCGTTCCTCCATCAACCAGACCGTTCCTCCATCAACCAGACCGTTCCTCCATCAACCAGTCCGTTCCTCCATCAACCAGACCGTTCCTCCATCAACCAGACCGTTCCTCCATCAACCAGACCGTTCCTCCATGAACCAGTCCGTTCCTCCATCAACCAGTCCGTTCCTCCATCAACCAGACCGTTCCTCCATCAACCAGACCGTTCCTCCATCAACAAGTCCGTTCCTCCATCAACCAGACCGTTCCTCCATGAACCAGTCCGTTCCTCCATCAACCAGTCCGTTCCTCCATCAACCAGTCCGTTCCTCCATCAACCAGACCGTTCCTCCATCAACCAGACCGTTCCTCCATCAACCAGACCGTTCCTCCATCAACCAGACCGTTCCTCCATCAACTAGTCCGTTCCTCCATCAACCAGACCGTTCCTCCATCAACCAGTCCGTTTCTCCATCAACAAATCCGTTCCTCCATCAACCAGTCCGTTCCTCCATCAACTAG